The following are encoded together in the Halodesulfovibrio sp. genome:
- a CDS encoding DUF2188 domain-containing protein, translated as MKRATFFVRPHGDKWKVKKEGQDVACHVCTTQQEGVRVARKLASASAPAQIIIEKEDGTFQQEWTHKNSSVLFENKNRRSL; from the coding sequence ATGAAACGAGCTACTTTTTTTGTTCGTCCCCATGGCGATAAATGGAAAGTAAAAAAAGAAGGTCAGGATGTAGCGTGTCATGTATGCACAACGCAGCAGGAAGGTGTTCGCGTTGCCCGAAAGCTCGCGAGTGCCTCTGCTCCGGCGCAGATCATAATTGAAAAGGAAGATGGTACGTTTCAGCAGGAGTGGACACATAAGAATAGTTCAGTACTATTTGAAAATAAGAACAGGCGTAGCTTGTAG